In Conger conger chromosome 9, fConCon1.1, whole genome shotgun sequence, the genomic stretch ATGGAACGATAACGAGACTTTAAAACGTCATTACATGTGTGTCTCAGCAAGAGAGACTTAGTGGAAATGTATTGCAACAAATTTCGCAAATGATAATTAGATCCAATAGCCTTGTGTGTTCGCAGAATGACCTAGGTACCGACAGCCGCGACAACAGATTCGGACCAAGTAGGTCTCAAGAGCCACAGGTGTTGCACCTGCTCCGATGAAATACAGAATATTTAAGTTAACTGTCGCTCGCAGCGCAAATGCCCCTCGGAGAAGCACAGACAAGATTTGTCAATTTATTATCATATCGGCACAGACACAAACCAGCATCCCCGAACGATCTGTCAGCGAATATAAACATGTACCAGCTTCTTCGCTATGTAAACATCGTAGGCGTGTTAGCGTACCTGTGACAAATGTCGATTCTCAAACGCGTATTGTGCAGTGCCTCTCGTCCCCGTCGTTTTGGTCTTGATCGATAAAATGAAGGTCTTTTTTAAGTATGTCCAGACGTTATAACggaaagggaaaaaatataaaatgatacTGCTTCGGATATAGGCTAATTCCACTTCCAGCAGAAACGCAAATTATTCTCCTCGCAACCTGTTACCTTTTAGACAAATAGCCTGTATCCCGCCCACGGGGTGATCCCATTGGCTGACATAAAATGTATAGGTGGTACCTGAGCGCGCAATCTTCTTCGCGGATTGGTGGTGTTCATATGCCAATCTCGGTTTTTTTCAAAGCTGGTATCCAGGTCCCCAATTGGTTTACTTACCTGCCATTCaacccaccgcccccctcaTTATTTAACATCACCGatctttcttattttttaaagatgacTCATTCTTTGGTGagtaaattaataaaactaAAAAGGACCGCCACAATGAATGTTACTTCTCCCAAATTAGccatgtattgtattatttgcGATCTATTTATGGCTACAGAGATCCAATTAGTAGGACAGAAAAGGAAAAGTTGTTTTCTTATCTTCAGAGCCGAAACGCAACCGTACTTAGGGAGGCCGGCGGGGCAGGGGGTGCCGAGTtgatatgtacaaaaatacatttatttgttcaGAAGCCTTTTCATTCTTTGACCCAAAACGCTATTAGTAAAATATCAGGATATATTTAAGCTAGGGGTTTGTTAGGCAGATTATATTGAAGTATACTTTTCCGGACACAGATCAGATCAGATTTATATTTAGCTTCCGAGAGCATGTGTTTTTATCTGGAAAGGAATAGTATTGTAAACCTGTAGAAGGCATTGAAAATGGCATTTGCGGTCAGACAAAGATGCATGGGAACTGCGATATAGTGTCTTGGTTTCGTGTGTGATCCGACTCTAATTTTAATCAAATCAagatatacaaaataataataataataataataataataataataataataataaaaacacgcAAATACAAGTACAAAAATGATTCTCTTTACTTAAGTTCAGTACCATTTTTCCCCAGGTGTGACTGATCCCTTTggtgaccaccagagggcagcagaACAGAGATCACTGAACAGCACAAATGTCAgtacaaaaaatgtcaaaagaaaacgagaaaaaaaggccaaaaatgATGCTTTGGACagaaattgtggaaaaaaacaaaaacaataaccgTTAAGCTATTATTATAAACATCCTCCGCTGTGTCAGTAATCTGATAACGGACATTTTTAGTTCAGAGCAATTTGGTCTTCTTCAAGGCCACGTGAGCACGTCGTCTCACTGCGTTGGGCTGTATACAAACCGAGCATTACAGGTCTGATCTGGTACAAGAGCACTACTTTACTACACGGATGTGATATGGTCAGCATCGAATTCACCGCTCGTCTACATCCACCGACTGCAAGCAGGTGACTCAAATGTAgcataaaatgtttgttttgttttttttttccttttttaaaatttatttaagAAGCAGGAAGTTTCGGCCCAACAGACTTTCCTGCGTTACAACTCGAGCAGAACAATATATTTCTCGATTAATTTTCGGTATCTACACGTATTCGTACAGCAAAGTAGTCTCTCGGAGGCGCTGGAGGTCCGTGGGAAGTCGAGCACACCGAGAGGGGCTACCCAGGTTTCCTTTGGAGTCTTGCGGCAGAGCATCATGGGAGTTGGAGTCCGGGGCGGGTGGTGAATGAGGATGGCGCTTGCCGGTGGGAGTCTCACTGCGAGTCGGTAGGTTGGGAGCGTCGGCGTCAGTCGGTAAGTCACTGTGTGAGGTAGTGAATCTGGTCAGTGCCTTTCCGTGGGTCAGTGCCTCGGGTCCTCGGGGATACAAACGTCGGTCGACGCGTTGGAACTCGACGGGGGAGGAAAGCTCCTACAGTTAAGTCCTAAAACgtacttgtgtatgtgtgtgtgcgtgtgcgtgtgtgtgtgtgtgtgtatcgtacAGAAAGGGGGCGTGTCAGTCAACAGCCTTTACAAAAAAAGAGTCTTGTCACATAGTCggacgggcggggggggggcggtggcaAAGCTTTCGTTCGGTCGACCAATCGAGACCCCGTCTCTGTCCGTCCCCcgacccctctgtctctccctccctccctccatccctccatccctccctccctctcccccgctctcagCCCTCGTTAGCCGCCACCAGCTGGCCCATGCCCTGGCGCAGGTAGACGGCCTGGATCTCCTTGGTCTTGAGGCAGAAGTCGCAGGCCCACACGGCCGAGCTCTCGCGGGTCAGCAGCCCGTAGGCCGGCTCCGTCAGGCCCGTGCAGTCGCGGTGGAACCAGCGGTGGCACGACGCCTcgcacaaaatggcctcctgcTCGTCGTGCACCTCCGACAGGCAGAAGCCGCAGGGGAACACCATCCCCCCGCCCAGCTtctggggcccggggcccgggccggaggatgaggaggaggagggcgcgGGGCCCGGCGGGAGAGGGGACTGGGTGGAGGGGGTCGGGGTGGAGTTGGACGGCGGGTTGTTGGGGTTGTTGCCGGGGGCGCTGGCGTTGCTGCTGTTGGTCAGGTTGGGCGGGTTGGCGTTGGGCGGCTGGTTGCCGGGCGGCGGGGCGCTGTTCTGCTGGCTGTACGGGGCGTTGCCGGGGGCGGAGTTTGGGGGCGTggcctgctgctgttgttgctgggAGGGGTTTCCGGAGGGGGCGTTGCCGGAGTTGGGCGGCTGCAGCGGATTGGACGGCTGCTGTTGCTGGGGGGGCTGCGGCCCGTTGAGAGGGCCGGTCGGGGAGGAGTTGGGGTTGGGCGGCGGCCCCGCTGAGGGGGGCtggttgggggtgttggggttctgCTGCTGGAGGTCAGGGTGTCCCGGgaaccctcctcctcctcccccgggCTGGGGCGGCTGGGGGCCAGAGGGGGGTGGGCCCGGGGTGGAGTTGTTGGGAGGGGGCGCGTTTAAGTTCggtggctgctgctgctgctgctgctgctgctgctgctgttgagaGGGGGGACCCGACTGGGGaccgccccctcctcctcccccccctcccccaaagtTCTTCCCGTCCTCGCTCCCGGGGGGGCTGGGCCCCGGATAGGGCCCGTCCTGGGAGGGCTGGAACTGCCCCGGCGGGGGCAACCCGAGGGGCCCCCCCACCATgttcccacccccccctccgccgCCCATCCCGCCCATCAGGTTGATCCCGCCCTGCATGCCCCCCATGGGGTTGAGGGCCCCGTGtgggggcccccgggggcccgggCCGCCGGGTAAAGGCGGGCTGTTGAAGGGGTGGCCACCCCCCTGTCCGTGCTGGGGCTGCTGCGGGGGCATTCCGAAGCGGGGATGTgggggcccccctccccccgggccCCCCATGCCCCCGGGGGACAGCATGGGGTTGAACCCGGGGCCGGGGTGCATGGGCGGGCTGAAATTCGGGGGCAGGTTAAACTGGGAGGGCCCCCCAGGCGGGAAGCCTCCGCCCCCTCCTCCGCCGCCCCCGCCTCCGAACCCCGGGATCCCTCCGAACCCCAGCTGGTGGTGGGGCCCCGCGTTCGGGGGTCCGGGGCCGAACGGGGGCCGGCGGTTGGGCTGCCCTCCGCCCGGTCCTCCGGGGCCTCCCATGAACGCCATACCgccccccatcctgcccccgcccccgtagccgccccctcccccgcctcctccccccGGGCTGGGCAGGAAGGGGGCCCCGCCcggaccccccgcccctccgGCGCGCTGGGGGGGGCCGAAGTCATCGTCAAACGGGTTGGAGGCCACCAGGTGGTCCACcatgggggtgggagggggggcaaACTCAGAGAGGTGGGAGAAGGCTgccccctgagagagagagagggagagagagggaggggagagagggagagagagggaggggggagagggagagagggaggggggagagggagagagggagagagggagggggagagggagggggcagagggagagagggaggggggagagggagagagggggagagagagaggggggagagagagagagaggggggggagagagagagagggggaggggggagagagagagagggggaggggggagagagagagggggaggggggagggggagagagagagggggaggggggagagggagagagggagggggagagggaaagaaagagggagagggggggagggagggagagagagggagagagggagaaagggggaaagagagagagggagaggggggagagagagggagagaaggaggtggggagagaggggaggagagagggagagagacggcaaagagagggagaggaagagacgaCAAAAATAAAGGAGAGGGA encodes the following:
- the pygo2 gene encoding pygopus homolog 2, with protein sequence MAAESGRLPAGQGQGKRGKGSQMKSPEKKKRKSNAQGAAFSHLSEFAPPPTPMVDHLVASNPFDDDFGPPQRAGGAGGPGGAPFLPSPGGGGGGGGGYGGGGRMGGGMAFMGGPGGPGGGQPNRRPPFGPGPPNAGPHHQLGFGGIPGFGGGGGGGGGGGFPPGGPSQFNLPPNFSPPMHPGPGFNPMLSPGGMGGPGGGGPPHPRFGMPPQQPQHGQGGGHPFNSPPLPGGPGPRGPPHGALNPMGGMQGGINLMGGMGGGGGGGNMVGGPLGLPPPGQFQPSQDGPYPGPSPPGSEDGKNFGGGGGGGGGGPQSGPPSQQQQQQQQQQQQPPNLNAPPPNNSTPGPPPSGPQPPQPGGGGGGFPGHPDLQQQNPNTPNQPPSAGPPPNPNSSPTGPLNGPQPPQQQQPSNPLQPPNSGNAPSGNPSQQQQQQATPPNSAPGNAPYSQQNSAPPPGNQPPNANPPNLTNSSNASAPGNNPNNPPSNSTPTPSTQSPLPPGPAPSSSSSSGPGPGPQKLGGGMVFPCGFCLSEVHDEQEAILCEASCHRWFHRDCTGLTEPAYGLLTRESSAVWACDFCLKTKEIQAVYLRQGMGQLVAANEG